The following DNA comes from Alphaproteobacteria bacterium HT1-32.
CTGATTTTCAGACGGCTTGCAGGCAGTGCACTGGACTCCGTAATCCCCGACATCGCCCGGCTGCGGATCTCGGTTTTCCGGGACTGGCCGTATCTCTATGACGGCAGCATCGAGTACGAGGACCGGTATCTGCGGACACTGATGCAGGCAGACGGGCATGTTGTTGTGGTCTGCTATGCCGGCGATCAGATCGTCGGAGCCGCGACAGGCGCCCCCCTTGCCAGCCAGCATCCGGAGTTCCGTAAACCGTTTGAGGATGCCGGCCATGATCCGGCTGACTGGTTCTATTGCGCGGAATCCGTATTGCTGCCGGAATGGCGCGGACAGGGTGCCGGACACCGGTTCTTTGACGAACGCGAAGCGCACGCCCGCAAGCTGGGTTTCAGCCGGTCAGCCTTCTGCGCCGTCCAGCGCCCCGATACCCATCCCATGCGCCCGACCGACTATGGCCCCCTCGACGCATTCTGGAAGAAACGCGGCTACCAGCCCCGGCCCGACCTCATCACATGCTTCAGCTGGAAAGACATCGCCGAGGCCACCGAAACTCCGAAACCAATGCAATTCTGGACCCGCGAGGGTCTGTGAAACCGGTGCAGGGCCATACCCTGCCCCGCCGCTAATCTCCGGAAGCGGGGGATGGCTGGGGGATGGGGAAGATGATGTCGTAGAGCCAGTTGTAAATGAAGGCGTAGATCAGGAAAAAGACGGCGAAGGAGAGGTCGAGAACGAAGGCATGCAGCAGCGTGACCTCCAGATACCAGGCGATGAAAGGCATCAGGACAATCAGCAGCCCGCCCTCGAACAGAACCGCATGAAGCATGCGCACCCGGATCGTCTTCACGACGGAGCCAGTGACGCGCAGCATCATATGATCGAACAACAGGTTGTAGGCATAGTTCCAGAGGGCAGCGATGCCGGCGCTGACGAAGGCGACGAGGCCGATATCCTGCATCGTCCGGTCGAACGCCCAGGCGCCAAGCGGCGTTACGATGATCAGGCCGAAAATCTCGAAGCAGATGGCATGGCGAATGCGGTCCCCGGTGGTACGCATATCGACTCCTCATTTTTTCTTCGGGTCGTCCCGAAATATTGTCCGAAATGGGGAGGTCGTCCTCGCTTGCCGGAGATATATAACCTGCACTCCGTAAGGC
Coding sequences within:
- a CDS encoding PACE efflux transporter translates to MRTTGDRIRHAICFEIFGLIIVTPLGAWAFDRTMQDIGLVAFVSAGIAALWNYAYNLLFDHMMLRVTGSVVKTIRVRMLHAVLFEGGLLIVLMPFIAWYLEVTLLHAFVLDLSFAVFFLIYAFIYNWLYDIIFPIPQPSPASGD
- a CDS encoding GNAT family N-acetyltransferase; the protein is MIGLIFRRLAGSALDSVIPDIARLRISVFRDWPYLYDGSIEYEDRYLRTLMQADGHVVVVCYAGDQIVGAATGAPLASQHPEFRKPFEDAGHDPADWFYCAESVLLPEWRGQGAGHRFFDEREAHARKLGFSRSAFCAVQRPDTHPMRPTDYGPLDAFWKKRGYQPRPDLITCFSWKDIAEATETPKPMQFWTREGL